In one Solanum dulcamara chromosome 1, daSolDulc1.2, whole genome shotgun sequence genomic region, the following are encoded:
- the LOC129898894 gene encoding acyltransferase GLAUCE: MHTLVVPFTLFNFSINTQLLATKTKHTTHHNKETKIQYFNMGTLYQPLESTIQDLKVTIHDTSLVFPSQETPKKPMFLSNIDQVLNFDVQTLHFFNANPEFPPDIVIERLRIALSRVLVHYDFLAGRLTMNQESKRLEFDCNSDAGAVFMVASSELTLKEIGDLVYPNPAFKQLIVHENIDHLEKDDKPLCIIQVTSFKCGGFAMGFSTNHITFDGISFKTFLQNLASQAFDHDDNNNPKPLAIVPCNDRTLLAARTPPRVTFPHVELLKLEVPIGEELNPKVFETLQEELDFKIFSLNSSDINSLKEKAKDKNAPNAKITSFNVVTSYVWRCKALSCDVENNSERISTVLFAVDIRPRLNPPLPQSYAGNAVLTSYASATCHELEEGPFGKIVALVSQGGKRMNDEYARSAIDWGEIYKGFPNGEFLLSSWWKLGFSQVEYPWGKPKYSCPVVSHTKHIILLFPNIDDGMSNNNDGVNILVALPPKQMKKFESYFHKFLLD; the protein is encoded by the exons ATGCACACATTGGTGGTCCCTTtcactttatttaattttagtATAAATACACAACTCCTAGCCACCAAAACAAAACACACCACACACCACaacaaagaaacaaaaattcaatatttcaatATGGGAACCCTATACCAACCCCTTGAATCAACAATCCAAGACCTAAAAGTCACAATCCATGACACTAGCTTAGTCTTCCCATCTCAGGAAACTCCAAAAAAACCTATGTTCTTATCAAATATTGATCAAGTCCTCAATTTTGATGTCCAAACACTACATTTTTTCAATGCAAATCCTGAATTTCCACCAGATATTGTCATAGAAAGGCTTCGAATCGCGTTATCAAGAGTCCTAGTCCATTATGATTTTTTGGCTGGGAGACTTACGATGAATCAAGAATCAAAAAGATTGGAATTTGATTGTAATAGTGATGCTGGGGCTGTATTTATGGTTGCTTCAAGTGAATTAACATTAAAGGAGATTGGTGATTTGGTTTACCCTAATCCTGCTTTTAAACAACTAATTGTTCATGAGAACATTGATCACTTGGAAAAGGATGATAAACCACTTTGCATTATCCAG GTGACATCATTTAAGTGTGGTGGTTTTGCAATGGGCTTTTCAACAAATCACATAACCTTTGATGGAATAAGCTTCAAGACTTTCTTACAAAACTTAGCTTCACAAGCATTTGATCACGATGACAACAATAATCCTAAGCCCTTAGCCATTGTCCCATGCAACGATCGTACCCTCCTAGCTGCTCGTACGCCACCACGTGTCACGTTCCCACACGTTGAATTACTCAAATTGGAAGTCCCCATTGGTGAAGAACTAAACCCTAAAGTATTTGAAACTCTACAAGAAGAACTCGACTTCAAAATATTTAGTCTCAATTCAAGTGACATTAATTCCTTGAAGGAAAAGGCAAAAGACAAAAATGCCCCCAATGCAAAAATTACGAGTTTTAATGTGGTGACTTCTTACGTATGGAGGTGCAAGGCGTTATCGTGCGATGTTGAGAACAATTCAGAGCGGATTTCAACAGTTTTATTCGCAGTTGATATTAGACCAAGACTAAATCCGCCGTTGCCACAATCTTACGCTGGCAACGCTGTGCTGACGTCCTATGCGTCAGCCACGTGTCACGAGCTAGAAGAAGGGCCTTTTGGTAAAATTGTGGCTTTGGTGTCACAAGGGGGTAAGAGAATGAATGATGAATATGCGAGAAGTGCAATTGATTGGGGTGAGATTTATAAGGGATTTCCAAATGGGGAATTCTTGCTTTCTTCATGGTGGAAATTAGGGTTTTCACAAGTTGAATACCCTTGGGGCAAACCAAAGTATAGTTGTCCTGTGGTTAGTCATACAAAacatattattttgttgttcccAAATATTGATGATGGTATGAGCAACAACAATGATGGGGTTAATATTTTGGTTGCTCTTCCTCCCAAGCAAATGAAGAAATTTGAGTCCTATTTTCACAAGTTCTTGTtggattga
- the LOC129898937 gene encoding protein FLOWERING LOCUS T-like has product MQRDQRDTLRLARVIGDVLDPFTTSINLRVVYNNKEVRNGCDLRPSMVINQPRVEVGGDDLRTFYTLVMVDPDAPTPSNPYHKEYLHWLVTDIPATTGVTFGNEVVSYECPSPTMGIHRLVLVLFRQLRREIVHAPENRHNFDTRDFAKLNNFGLPVAAVYFNCQRENGTGGRRM; this is encoded by the exons ATGCAAAGAGATCAAAGAGACACATTGAGACTTGCTAGAGTGATAGGGGATGTTTTGGATCCATTCACAACGTCTATTAATCTACGAGTTGTTTATAACAATAAGGAGGTTAGAAATGGTTGTGATTTGAGGCCTTCTATGGTTATCAACCAACCTAGGGTTGAAGTTGGAGGGGATGATCTTCGAACTTTTTACACTCTg GTTATGGTGGATCCTGATGCTCCAACTCCAAGCAACCCATACCACAAGGAGTATTTGCACTG GTTGGTCACTGATATCCCAGCAACCACAGGAGTAACCTTTG GCAATGAAGTGGTATCTTATGAGTGCCCAAGTCCTACAATGGGAATACATCGACTTGTTCTTGTTTTATTTCGTCAATTGCGTCGAGAAATCGTCCATGCTCCTGAAAATCGCCACAATTTCGATACGAGAGATTTTGCAAAACTCAATAATTTTGGATTGCCGGTAGCTGCTGTTTATTTCAATTGCCAAAGAGAAAATGGTACCGGTGGCCGTCGAATGTAA